Proteins encoded within one genomic window of Lampris incognitus isolate fLamInc1 chromosome 1, fLamInc1.hap2, whole genome shotgun sequence:
- the itk gene encoding tyrosine-protein kinase ITK/TSK has protein sequence MYPRVILKETMIKKSQQKRRTSPCNYKQRFFVLDTQDLKYSERRPGKKPILKGCIELSAIKCVEIVHSDAPIPCSNKYPFQVFHDNLYLYIFAPDNDCRQRWVRALKEETKYNDLVVNYHPNFWMDGRWRCCHQTEKLAKGCQEYDPISYVSKKPLPKIREEEGTPHYQLQKLVVALQDFTPFGDHDLPLQKDQEYVVIDSSHSDWWKLQDDMGNTGFVPSTYIAEISGTDFHRFKWYSKEIDRGQSEELLMKEGKEGAFIVRDSRLAGVYTVSVFTKAPGSNGEKNPRVKHYKIRETDTEENKFYLAEKYLFKTIPELIHYHQHNAAGLITRLRHPVSKHRTGSPDLGKHPTDQWEVDREELSLGQEIGSGQFGLVLEGNWRDKKVAIKMVREGAMSEDEFTEEARVMTRLSHSKLVQLYGVCTQHSPMCLVFEFMENGCLSDYLQARRGHLSRDTMLGMCLDISDGMAYLERSNFIHRDLAARNCLVSNCNEVKVSDFGMTRFVLDDQYTSSHGSKFPVKWSAPEVIRYSKFSSKSDVWSFGVLMWEVYSEGRMPYEHRTNAEVVDSLNAGLRLLKPRLAPDDIQQLMEWCWKEKPEDRPSFALLLHELASLSDL, from the exons ATGTACCCACGAGTTATCTTGAAGGAAACGATGATCAAGAAATCCCAGCAGAAGAGAAGGACTTCACCATGCAACTATAAGCAGAGGTTTTTTGTCCTAGACACACAGGACTTGAAATATTCTGAACGCCGTCCCGGG AAAAAGCCAATACTAAAGGGCTGCATAGAGTTGTCTGCAATCAAGTGTGTTGAGATTGTGCATAGTGACGCCCCTATACCATGCAGCAACAAATACCCTTTCCAG GTGTTTCATGACAACCTTTACCTCTATATTTTTGCCCCGGACAACGATTGCCGTCAGAGATGGGTCAGAGCTCTGAAGGAGG AGACGAAGTATAATGACTTGGTTGTAAATTACCACCCAAACttctggatggatggaagatggaGATGCTGCCATCAGACAGAGAAGCTGGCGAAAGGTTGTCAAGAATATGACCCAATAAGTTATG TTTCTAAAAAGCCCCTCCCCAAGATACGGGAAGAAGAG GGGACTCCGCATTACCAGCTGCAGAAGTTGGTCGTGGCTCTCCAAGACTTCACACCCTTTGGAGACCATGACTTGCCCCTTCAGAAAGACCAGGAATACGTCGTGATAGACAGCTCCCACTCTGACTGGTGGAAATTACAGGATGACATGGG GAACACAGGCTTCGTACCCAGCACATATATAGCTGAAATATCTGGCACCGACTTTCACAGATTTAA GTGGTACAGTAAAGAAATTGACAGAGGTCAATCAGAGGAGCTCTTAATGAAAGAG GGAAAGGAAGGTGCATTCATTGTGCGTGACTCAAGACTTGCAGGGGTCTACACAGTGTCGGTCTTCACCAAAGCACCAGG GTCTAATGGGGAGAAGAATCCGAGAGTGAAGCACTACAaaatcagagagacagacacggagGAAAACAAGTTTTACCTGGCAGAGAAGTACCTGTTCAAGACTATCCCCGAGCTCATCCATTACCACCAACACAACGCTGCGG GTCTGATCACACGTCTCAGACACCCTGTCTCCAAACACAGAACCGGCTCCCCAGACCTTGGCAAACACCCCACAG ATCAGTGGGAGGTGGACcgagaagaactgagcttggggcaAGAGATTGGCAGTGGGCAATTTGGGCTTGTTCTGGAGGGGAACTGGAGAGACAAGAAGGTGGCCATTAAGATGGTGAGAGAAGGGGCCATGTCAGAGGATGAGTTCACAGAGGAGGCAAGGGTTATGAC GAGGCTGTCCCACAGTAAGCTGGTTCAGTTGTATGGCGTATGCACCCAGCATTCTCCTATGTGTCTGGTGTTTGAATTTATGGAGAATGGTTGCCTGTCAGACTACCTCCAAGCCAGAAGAGGGCATCTATCTAGGGACACCATGCTAGGGATGTGTTTGGATATCAGTGATGGCATGGCATACCTAGAGCGGTCCAACTTCATCCACAGAGATCTG GCTGCGAGGAACTGTCTGGTTTCAAATTGCAATGAGGTTAAGGTGTCTGATTTTGGCATGACAAG attTGTTCTTGATGACCAGTACACTAGCTCCCACGGCTCCAAGTTCCCCGTCAAGTGGTCGGCTCCAGAGGTCATCAGATACAGCAAGTTCAGCAGCAAGTCTGATGTCTGGTCATTTG GTGTGTTAATGTGGGAGGTGTACAGTGAGGGCCGTATGCCCTATGAGCACCGTACTAATGCAGAGGTGGTGGACTCCCTGAACGCAGGCCTGCGGCTGCTGAAGCCCCGCCTGGCCCCAGATGATATCCAACAGCTCATGGAGTGGTGTTGGAAGGag AAACCGGAGGACCGTCCATCCTTTGCTCTCCTGCTGCACGAGTTGGCTTCCCTTTCAGACCTGTGA